In Conger conger chromosome 9, fConCon1.1, whole genome shotgun sequence, the genomic stretch GCCCCCTGCCGCCTCCTGGTCCTTGACTTTCCCTTCGCTATGCGTGTTCGCCAGGTACCCCACCAGGGTCATGTACTCCGGGAAGCTGAGTTTCCCGTCGTGGTTGGCGTCCAGCCTCCTAAACACGTCCTCGATGCCGCCGGAACTGTCCGTGTCCTGAAAAGCAAAGGGACAGGGCTG encodes the following:
- the LOC133137514 gene encoding protein S100-A16-like encodes the protein MESAIETVVEVYLKFAGTKENLSLNAFQRMVREQLGNIMTDTDSSGGIEDVFRRLDANHDGKLSFPEYMTLVGYLANTHSEGKVKDQEAAGGAPAAQEIQ